A stretch of Phoenix dactylifera cultivar Barhee BC4 chromosome 16, palm_55x_up_171113_PBpolish2nd_filt_p, whole genome shotgun sequence DNA encodes these proteins:
- the LOC103702885 gene encoding probable BOI-related E3 ubiquitin-protein ligase 3: MAVEAHHLHLFPSRLLRNREITNAVENQSSIYNTQMSFVAPVSGTTGSFIPFYNPTTPTAASESSLTFNNLAATAVASLPKKRSRDSDRPLSFLGEDISSHVQQQMVDIDGLIVHHVEKVRLELMERRKRFARQVLAAVEERVSKRLKAKEEEIERLGKLNWALEDRINSLCVENQIWRDLAQNNEATANVLRINLEHVLAAQAKVKEDRTGEGEAADAESCCCGENQEEEIKLTNRWMRACRNCRESEPSVLLLPCRHLCLCSACAPAIDACPICKCSKSGSVNVNMS; this comes from the exons ATGGCAGTTGAAGCCCACCATCTTCACCTCTTCCCCTCCCGACTCCTTAGAAACAG GGAAATCACCAACGCTGTGGAGAACCAATCCAGCATCTACAACACCCAAATGAGCTTCGTTGCGCCGGTCTCCGGCACCACCGGCTCCTTCATCCCCTTCTACAATCCCACCACCCCCACCGCCGCCTCAGAAAGCAGTCTCACCTTCAACAACCTGGCTGCCACCGCCGTGGCGTCGCTCCCTAAGAAGAGATCGCGAGACTCCGACCGCCCGCTCTCCTTCCTCGGTGAAGACATCTCCTCCCACGTCCAGCAGCAGATGGTCGACATCGATGGGCTCATCGTTCATCAC GTAGAGAAGGTGAGACTCGAGCTGATGGAGCGGCGAAAGCGTTTCGCAAGGCAAGTCCTCGCGGCAGTCGAGGAGAGAGTATCGAAACGGCTCAAGGCTAAGGAAGAGGAGATCGAGAGGCTTGGCAAGCTCAACTGGGCGCTAGAGGATCGCATCAATAGCCTGTGCGTGGAGAACCAGATATGGAGGGATTTGGCTCAGAACAACGAGGCCACCGCGAACGTTCTCCGGATCAACTTGGAGCATGTCCTCGCAGCCCAGGCGAAGGTCAAGGAGGATCGCACTGGCGAGGGCGAGGCGGCCGACGCCGAGTCATGCTGCTGCGGCGAGAACCAAGAAGAGGAGATAAAGCTGACGAACCGATGGATGAGAGCCTGCCGGAACTGCCGAGAAAGCGAGCCCtcggtgctgctgctgccgtgcCGGCATCTCTGCCTGTGCTCGGCCTGCGCTCCGGCGATCGACGCCTGTCCCATCTGTAAATGCAGTAAGAGCGGCAGTGTCAATGTAAACATGTCCTGA